In Candidatus Hinthialibacter antarcticus, a genomic segment contains:
- a CDS encoding ABC transporter ATP-binding protein: MIRIEQLTKFYGKTKALDNLDLDIRPGEFFGFLGPNGAGKTTTIKITVGLLRPTSGRVSVGGDGLDGGVDVLQEPERAKALIGYIPDSPYLYDKLSGYEYVHFVGGLYGVPVKKIDAHIKEYFKMFNLTHAEHSLVESYSHGMRQKLVMTGAMVHDPKVLIVDEPMVGLDPRSSRVVKDLLKQKSREGMTIFLSTHTLDVAEELCDRVGIIRRGQLIAVGGIDELRGQAEDGSSDLRLESLFLKLTDEAAEA, from the coding sequence ATGATCCGTATTGAACAACTTACTAAATTTTACGGAAAAACGAAAGCGCTAGATAATCTCGATCTAGACATTCGCCCCGGTGAATTTTTTGGCTTTCTTGGGCCAAACGGCGCCGGTAAGACGACAACCATTAAAATTACGGTCGGGCTGTTGCGTCCGACGTCAGGCCGCGTTTCGGTTGGCGGCGATGGTTTGGACGGCGGCGTCGATGTCTTACAAGAGCCAGAGCGCGCCAAAGCTTTAATTGGGTATATTCCCGATAGCCCCTATTTATACGACAAACTGAGCGGGTATGAATATGTTCACTTTGTCGGCGGGTTGTACGGCGTTCCGGTCAAAAAAATTGACGCTCATATCAAAGAATATTTTAAAATGTTTAATCTGACTCATGCAGAACATTCGCTGGTCGAGTCGTACTCGCATGGCATGAGGCAAAAACTGGTTATGACGGGCGCGATGGTGCATGACCCCAAAGTGTTGATCGTTGATGAACCGATGGTGGGGTTAGACCCGCGCAGCAGCCGCGTCGTAAAAGATTTGCTCAAACAAAAAAGCCGTGAAGGCATGACGATTTTCTTGTCAACGCATACGCTCGACGTGGCGGAAGAACTCTGCGACCGCGTCGGCATCATTCGCCGCGGTCAATTAATTGCGGTCGGCGGCATTGATGAATTGCGCGGTCAAGCAGAAGATGGCAGCTCTGACTTGCGCCTTGAATCGCTCTTCCTTAAACTAACAGATGAAGCGGCTGAAGCGTAA
- a CDS encoding flagellar assembly protein FliW — protein sequence MNTSNTSDAMIEFETTRFGSITIPETDVLDLPEGLVGFNLYHRFTILKDPEQEPFLWLQSLNEPDLAFVVVNPFLFFPGYEIKVKNSDLASIGLDDLAKAEVLTIVTIPTNPMDLTTNLRGPMVVNVEDKVAKQFVLIDDRYNTKHFLLHDIPPELAAPVADSSTPKQGKVVELDAGKRRDEGKGT from the coding sequence ATGAATACATCCAACACCTCCGACGCGATGATCGAATTTGAAACGACACGGTTTGGGAGCATTACCATTCCCGAAACCGATGTCCTAGATCTGCCGGAAGGTTTGGTTGGGTTCAATCTCTATCACCGATTCACAATTCTGAAAGACCCCGAACAGGAACCCTTCTTGTGGCTGCAATCGCTGAATGAACCGGACCTGGCGTTTGTGGTGGTCAACCCGTTTCTCTTTTTTCCGGGATATGAAATCAAAGTTAAAAATTCTGACTTGGCGAGCATCGGGTTAGACGACCTGGCGAAAGCCGAGGTGTTGACCATCGTCACCATCCCCACCAACCCGATGGACCTGACCACCAACCTGCGCGGCCCAATGGTGGTTAATGTTGAAGATAAAGTCGCCAAGCAATTTGTCTTGATTGATGATCGTTACAATACCAAGCATTTCTTGTTGCATGACATACCGCCCGAACTCGCCGCCCCGGTTGCCGATTCATCCACGCCGAAACAGGGCAAAGTGGTTGAACTGGACGCAGGCAAGCGCCGCGATGAAGGGAAGGGAACATGA
- the csrA gene encoding carbon storage regulator CsrA: MLVLSRKRDESIIIGDDVVVTIVDVKGEQVKIGISAPKTVSIHRKEVYEAIQQENQAAAKTPMQNLSGLVQVLKTQKPAGS; encoded by the coding sequence ATGCTGGTTCTAAGCCGAAAGCGCGATGAAAGCATAATCATCGGCGATGACGTCGTCGTCACGATCGTCGACGTTAAAGGCGAGCAGGTGAAGATCGGCATCAGTGCGCCCAAAACGGTTTCGATTCACCGTAAAGAGGTGTATGAAGCGATTCAACAAGAAAACCAGGCCGCCGCAAAAACGCCCATGCAAAACCTCAGCGGCCTTGTCCAAGTCCTCAAAACGCAAAAACCCGCCGGGTCGTAA
- a CDS encoding anaerobic sulfatase maturase yields MSLMELPVIQPVRSKPLQSVLVKPTGADCNLDCVYCFYLEKAALYPESKVHRMSLEVLEQMVSQIMQDGGQQVSFGWQGGEPTMMGVDWFRKAVEFQQKYGRTGQVVGNGLQTNGLLINDEWCDFLKEYQFLVGLSLDGPAHIHDKYRFTKGGKPSWEKVQNAGRLMLDSGVAVNALVVVNDYSCHHAEEIYKYHKDMGFEFMQFIPCVEGDPNDPAQAASWSVTAEEYGQFLCDIFDLWKLDFVDGKPTTSVRWVDSVFHTYVDMAPPECTLLEECGCYVVVEHNGDIYACDFFVEPEWKLGNLTEGRIVEMLNSDRQTEFGLWKKELPPECPDCQWLKHCYGGCTKDRLRDPGDSGSNHFCRSYIMFFEHADEELRRLADEWLEGQRREHEASIQRLRDLQAASASSQMAEHAPEIGRNELCPCGSGKKYKKCCGR; encoded by the coding sequence ATGTCACTGATGGAACTGCCAGTCATCCAACCGGTTCGCTCCAAGCCGCTGCAATCGGTCTTGGTGAAGCCCACCGGGGCGGATTGCAACCTGGATTGCGTCTATTGCTTTTATCTCGAAAAAGCGGCGCTGTATCCTGAATCAAAAGTCCACCGCATGAGTCTTGAAGTGCTCGAACAAATGGTGAGCCAGATCATGCAAGACGGCGGGCAGCAGGTCTCGTTCGGCTGGCAGGGCGGCGAGCCGACCATGATGGGGGTCGACTGGTTTCGTAAGGCGGTTGAGTTTCAACAAAAATACGGACGCACCGGACAGGTGGTCGGCAACGGCTTGCAAACCAACGGGCTGCTGATTAACGACGAGTGGTGCGACTTTCTAAAAGAATATCAATTTCTGGTCGGCCTGTCGCTCGACGGCCCGGCGCACATCCACGACAAATACCGCTTCACCAAGGGCGGTAAGCCTTCGTGGGAGAAAGTTCAAAACGCGGGCCGTTTGATGCTCGACTCCGGCGTGGCGGTCAACGCGTTGGTGGTGGTCAATGACTATTCCTGCCATCACGCCGAAGAGATATACAAATATCACAAAGACATGGGCTTCGAGTTCATGCAGTTCATCCCCTGCGTCGAGGGCGACCCCAACGACCCCGCTCAAGCGGCTTCGTGGTCGGTCACCGCCGAAGAGTACGGGCAGTTTTTGTGTGATATTTTCGACTTGTGGAAACTCGATTTCGTCGATGGAAAACCCACCACATCCGTGCGCTGGGTCGATTCGGTCTTTCATACCTACGTCGATATGGCGCCGCCTGAATGCACTCTGCTCGAAGAATGCGGCTGTTACGTCGTGGTCGAGCATAACGGCGACATTTATGCCTGCGACTTTTTTGTGGAACCGGAATGGAAACTCGGCAACCTCACCGAAGGCCGCATCGTGGAGATGCTCAATAGCGACCGTCAGACTGAATTCGGTCTCTGGAAAAAAGAACTGCCACCCGAATGCCCGGACTGCCAGTGGCTAAAACATTGTTACGGCGGTTGCACCAAAGATCGGCTGCGCGACCCTGGCGACAGCGGCTCGAACCATTTTTGCCGCTCATATATCATGTTCTTTGAACACGCCGACGAAGAACTGCGCCGCCTCGCCGATGAGTGGCTCGAAGGCCAGCGCCGCGAACATGAAGCGTCGATCCAGCGCCTGCGCGACTTACAGGCCGCTTCCGCGTCGTCTCAAATGGCGGAACATGCGCCTGAAATTGGACGCAATGAGCTTTGCCCCTGCGGCAGCGGCAAGAAGTATAAAAAATGCTGCGGACGTTGA
- a CDS encoding amidohydrolase family protein — protein MKRLLLCLCASFLLVQSTTFADEVTQYPDIPRIDVHTHITSDVEAIEKFHSLRKALKDTNKIDLALWLNLGGGSDAMENNDEAMAAGQGRMLCAISDYSSHDGLKYDPAELQQWLDRGYVGYKIWAGPAGRKLKPDEDGIRFVDNPALEPTFAKMEEIGMVGASIHIADPNGPWGARTKWLPDPVAYWKEILAWRNVLERHPNLVVVNAHGMWSLCQDAQIDYLRNTLSTFPNLHVDLAATFQYFNLVDRDNLRDFMIEYDDRILFGTDVGKWTEPEETEYNRQRFFQAFQILETDETIAGSFFGDQPTQGLNLPRETLEKIYYKNAARIYPRVKESLQALGYSVE, from the coding sequence ATGAAACGGTTACTTCTATGTCTATGTGCATCTTTTCTATTGGTTCAATCAACGACCTTTGCTGACGAAGTCACGCAATATCCTGACATCCCACGGATCGACGTTCACACTCACATCACCAGCGATGTGGAAGCAATCGAAAAGTTTCATTCCTTACGAAAAGCGTTGAAAGATACCAACAAGATTGATCTCGCTCTCTGGTTGAATCTGGGCGGTGGCAGCGACGCGATGGAAAACAACGACGAAGCCATGGCTGCCGGTCAGGGGCGGATGCTTTGCGCCATCAGCGATTATTCGTCGCACGACGGGTTGAAATACGATCCGGCTGAACTGCAACAATGGTTGGATCGCGGTTATGTCGGTTACAAAATCTGGGCGGGGCCTGCGGGGCGCAAACTGAAACCAGACGAAGACGGCATTCGCTTTGTTGATAACCCCGCTTTAGAGCCGACCTTCGCCAAGATGGAAGAAATCGGCATGGTGGGCGCCTCGATCCATATCGCAGACCCGAACGGCCCCTGGGGCGCCCGCACCAAATGGCTTCCCGATCCGGTCGCGTATTGGAAAGAGATTCTCGCGTGGCGCAATGTGCTCGAACGTCATCCGAATCTGGTCGTGGTCAACGCGCACGGCATGTGGTCGCTCTGTCAGGATGCGCAGATTGATTACTTGCGAAACACGCTGTCAACCTTCCCAAATTTGCACGTCGATTTGGCGGCGACCTTTCAGTATTTCAACCTGGTTGACCGCGATAATCTGCGCGATTTTATGATTGAATATGACGACCGCATCTTGTTTGGAACCGACGTAGGCAAATGGACGGAGCCGGAAGAAACCGAATACAATCGCCAGCGCTTCTTCCAAGCCTTTCAAATATTAGAAACTGACGAAACTATTGCAGGCAGTTTTTTTGGCGATCAGCCGACGCAAGGGTTGAACCTGCCCCGTGAGACGCTGGAAAAAATCTATTACAAAAACGCCGCGAGAATTTATCCGCGCGTCAAAGAAAGCCTTCAAGCGCTTGGTTATTCCGTCGAGTAA
- a CDS encoding NapC/NirT family cytochrome c has product MQNQPGERHPLSDNWITIFGFTVTVTFFIAESIIILLDLFYGTHNPYIGILIYLIAPAFLIFGLLLIPFGMWREHKRRLRGIEHKALPIFDLNSPRHRVYLGIFVVGTTIFVILSMVGSYQAYHITESTAFCGTVCHQVMLPEYTAYQNSPHARVDCVKCHIGPGANWYVKSKISGLYQVYSVVTKSYTLPIDTPVKALRPARDTCEECHWPEKFSQSIEKSIVAYASDDENTPYQVDLLLKVGGVTENESSHGIHWHIGLDHKLEYYPQDEDRQIIPWVRVTYDDGRTIEYVDETNTEFDVAKMDEEQIREMDCIDCHNRPSHRYLSPIQAINTAMQAGAIDPKIPNIKSILLDAMQEKYETTPEALDAIQTAVLTNFDDGKELDDAMKQSVDKAIDKAQEIYRTNIFTEWKVDWTVYPWNIGHFQFPGCYRCHDDNHRTQDAEPKVISNDCNLCHTIIRQGEGWDVIANMDYKKQDFYHPRGFGDDWQGQNCHECHSPDAM; this is encoded by the coding sequence ATGCAAAATCAACCGGGCGAACGCCATCCCTTATCCGACAACTGGATCACCATTTTTGGTTTTACGGTCACTGTCACATTTTTCATCGCTGAAAGCATCATTATTCTGCTTGACCTATTTTATGGTACGCATAATCCCTATATCGGCATCCTTATTTATCTAATCGCACCCGCCTTTTTAATTTTTGGATTGCTGTTAATTCCGTTTGGAATGTGGCGCGAGCATAAACGGCGGTTGCGCGGCATCGAACACAAGGCGCTGCCGATCTTTGATCTCAACTCGCCCCGCCACCGGGTGTATCTGGGCATCTTTGTGGTTGGAACAACAATATTCGTCATTCTATCGATGGTGGGTTCATACCAGGCGTATCACATCACCGAATCGACGGCGTTCTGCGGCACGGTCTGCCATCAGGTGATGCTGCCCGAATACACCGCGTATCAAAATTCGCCTCATGCGCGGGTGGATTGCGTCAAATGCCATATCGGCCCCGGCGCCAACTGGTATGTGAAAAGCAAAATTTCAGGGCTTTATCAGGTCTACAGCGTAGTGACGAAATCCTATACCTTGCCGATTGACACTCCCGTCAAAGCGTTGCGCCCTGCGCGCGACACGTGCGAGGAATGCCACTGGCCGGAAAAGTTTTCTCAATCCATTGAAAAATCGATTGTGGCTTATGCTTCAGACGATGAGAATACGCCGTATCAAGTAGACTTGCTGCTGAAAGTCGGAGGCGTGACCGAAAACGAATCGTCGCACGGCATCCACTGGCATATCGGCCTCGACCATAAGCTCGAATATTACCCGCAAGATGAAGACCGCCAAATTATTCCCTGGGTGCGGGTGACGTACGATGATGGACGCACTATTGAATATGTAGACGAAACCAACACAGAATTTGACGTTGCGAAAATGGATGAAGAACAAATTCGCGAGATGGATTGCATTGATTGCCACAACCGGCCCTCTCACCGTTATCTTTCGCCGATTCAGGCGATCAATACTGCGATGCAAGCGGGCGCAATCGACCCGAAGATTCCGAATATCAAATCCATTTTGCTAGATGCAATGCAGGAAAAATACGAAACCACTCCAGAAGCGCTCGATGCGATTCAAACCGCCGTATTAACGAATTTTGATGATGGCAAAGAGTTGGACGATGCGATGAAGCAATCCGTCGACAAAGCGATTGATAAAGCGCAGGAAATCTACCGGACGAACATTTTTACTGAATGGAAAGTTGATTGGACGGTATACCCGTGGAACATCGGCCACTTTCAGTTCCCTGGCTGCTACCGCTGTCATGACGATAACCACCGAACTCAAGACGCCGAGCCGAAAGTCATCTCAAACGATTGCAACCTCTGCCACACAATTATTCGCCAGGGAGAAGGATGGGACGTAATTGCCAATATGGATTATAAAAAACAAGACTTCTATCACCCGCGCGGCTTTGGCGACGACTGGCAGGGGCAGAACTGCCATGAATGCCATTCGCCCGACGCGATGTAA
- a CDS encoding family 16 glycosylhydrolase: MKTHLFRFLLFVFSCLILQIGAAAPPETSQWVAIEELTDEFDGSVINADKWHDYNPQWKGRQPGLFSKKNVAVSNGELLLTARAEALPDLPEGYHTFTTAAVKSKAIVKYGYFEIRCKPMDSRASSAFWFYESTPEIWTEIDVFEIGGKAPKHENSYHMNAHVFHTPTIKEHISHAGIWKSPYRLADEYHIYALEWDEESLKWYVDGKIVRTFKNDHWHQPLRMNFDSETMPEWFGLPDAENLPSTFHIDYVRSWRKVDATDEKP; the protein is encoded by the coding sequence ATGAAGACCCATCTCTTTCGCTTTCTCCTCTTTGTTTTTTCATGCTTGATCTTGCAGATTGGCGCGGCGGCCCCGCCTGAAACGTCTCAGTGGGTCGCAATTGAAGAATTAACGGATGAATTTGATGGTTCGGTAATCAATGCGGATAAATGGCATGATTACAATCCGCAATGGAAAGGCCGTCAACCGGGGCTCTTTTCGAAAAAGAACGTCGCGGTTTCCAATGGCGAATTATTGCTCACTGCGCGGGCTGAGGCGCTGCCTGACCTGCCAGAAGGGTATCATACTTTCACGACGGCGGCGGTGAAAAGCAAAGCAATTGTCAAGTACGGCTATTTCGAAATTCGTTGTAAACCCATGGATTCGCGCGCGTCCAGCGCTTTTTGGTTTTATGAAAGTACGCCCGAAATCTGGACCGAGATCGACGTTTTTGAAATAGGCGGCAAAGCGCCCAAACATGAAAATTCCTATCACATGAATGCTCATGTTTTTCATACACCCACAATAAAAGAACATATTTCCCATGCAGGCATCTGGAAATCTCCCTACCGGTTAGCCGATGAATATCATATTTATGCGCTTGAGTGGGACGAGGAATCGTTGAAATGGTATGTTGACGGCAAGATCGTTCGGACGTTTAAGAACGACCACTGGCATCAGCCGTTGCGCATGAACTTCGATAGCGAAACCATGCCCGAATGGTTTGGGCTTCCTGATGCAGAAAACCTTCCTTCGACTTTTCACATTGACTATGTTCGATCATGGAGAAAAGTGGATGCGACGGACGAGAAGCCGTAG
- a CDS encoding exodeoxyribonuclease III, with the protein MEFMSWNVNGIRAAVRKGFLDFVAEADPDVLCLQEVRAEPDQVDLPLPQYHIYWNSAEKKGYSGVATLTKKKPINVTYDMGVEKHDHEGRVVTLEYKSYFLVNVYTPNSKRGLNRLEYRTQEWDVDFLAYVKKLEETKPVIFCGDLNVAHTAIDLANPRSNERNAGYTIEERRSFDAIVESGFVDTFREFTKEGGHYSWWSNFGRAREKNVGWRIDYFCISQALRKKLKEATILPEVQGSDHCPVRIVLK; encoded by the coding sequence ATGGAATTTATGTCTTGGAACGTGAACGGAATTCGGGCGGCGGTCCGAAAGGGTTTTTTAGATTTTGTCGCCGAGGCCGACCCGGATGTCTTGTGTTTGCAGGAAGTCCGCGCCGAACCCGATCAAGTGGATTTGCCACTGCCTCAATATCATATCTATTGGAACTCAGCGGAGAAAAAAGGCTATTCCGGCGTGGCCACGCTGACGAAGAAAAAGCCAATCAACGTCACCTATGATATGGGCGTCGAAAAACACGACCACGAAGGGCGCGTGGTTACGCTTGAATACAAAAGCTATTTTCTCGTGAATGTCTACACGCCCAATTCAAAACGCGGACTCAACCGCCTCGAGTATCGCACCCAAGAGTGGGACGTCGATTTTTTGGCCTACGTAAAAAAATTAGAAGAAACTAAACCCGTTATTTTTTGCGGCGACCTGAACGTCGCCCACACAGCAATCGACTTGGCCAACCCCAGAAGCAACGAACGCAACGCAGGGTACACCATCGAAGAGCGCCGCAGTTTTGACGCGATTGTCGAGAGCGGGTTTGTTGACACGTTCCGCGAATTTACCAAAGAGGGCGGGCATTATTCCTGGTGGAGCAACTTTGGCCGCGCGCGCGAAAAGAACGTGGGCTGGCGCATTGATTATTTTTGCATCTCGCAAGCGCTGCGCAAGAAATTAAAAGAAGCGACCATCTTGCCTGAAGTCCAAGGCTCCGACCATTGCCCGGTGCGGATTGTGTTGAAATAG
- a CDS encoding alpha/beta hydrolase — MKRIFFLLMASFFSLLVVSFLVYFSLRWFERATVWVPKSRIVATPDSIGLDYQDVTFQSSDGVTLHGWYLTHDNPVATLLFCHGNAGNISYRLESFRQFHSIRLNVFIFDYRGFGSSGGRLSEKGTYLDAQAAYEWLWAQNPQRPLVIFGRSLGASIAVDLASRVEADGVVVESGFTSITNLGEEIYPFLPVRRVSVIEYNSIEKIPQLNAPVLVAHSFDDELIPFHHGQALFDAAPEPKWFLEIHGTHNDGHVISEKEYLAGFRDYLISIGAEYGE; from the coding sequence TTGAAACGCATTTTCTTCTTACTCATGGCATCCTTCTTTTCGTTGCTGGTCGTCTCTTTCCTGGTTTATTTCAGTTTACGCTGGTTTGAACGCGCCACCGTTTGGGTTCCCAAAAGCCGAATCGTTGCAACGCCTGATTCAATCGGCCTCGACTATCAAGACGTAACCTTTCAATCATCCGACGGCGTTACGCTTCACGGCTGGTATCTAACACACGATAACCCGGTCGCGACTCTGCTGTTTTGTCATGGAAACGCCGGCAATATCAGCTATCGGCTCGAATCGTTCCGTCAGTTTCATTCCATTCGCTTGAATGTCTTTATCTTTGATTACCGGGGGTTTGGTTCCAGCGGCGGTCGCTTGAGCGAAAAGGGCACCTACCTCGACGCACAGGCGGCGTATGAATGGCTATGGGCGCAGAACCCGCAGCGCCCCTTGGTGATCTTTGGGCGCTCGCTCGGGGCGTCGATTGCGGTCGATCTGGCGTCGCGAGTCGAGGCTGACGGCGTAGTGGTTGAGAGCGGCTTTACGTCGATCACCAATTTGGGCGAGGAAATATATCCGTTTTTGCCTGTGCGGCGGGTGAGTGTGATTGAATATAATTCAATCGAAAAAATCCCCCAGTTAAACGCGCCCGTCTTGGTCGCGCATAGTTTTGACGACGAGTTGATCCCCTTCCATCACGGACAGGCGTTGTTTGACGCCGCGCCCGAGCCGAAGTGGTTTCTAGAAATCCACGGTACGCATAATGATGGACATGTCATTTCAGAAAAAGAATATCTAGCGGGCTTTCGCGACTATCTCATTTCCATCGGCGCCGAGTATGGGGAGTGA
- a CDS encoding M43 family zinc metalloprotease yields MRIRLILIFSMIFTTALTWAGGPLQIWNDQAVVWDSSTFPVPYHLDQGALGPFSAEEAKSLIEQAFALWSRVATSSISFMAGGAMPIDIDGANYLDYIDGRAPGFNPIIFDDDGGITEAVFGQNAQNDILGFASITESNETTILSSQVVFNGAYLTAQNISAAAYQATILHELGHWIGLDHSQLLRHIANDGVGSNDVWTPIMFPTTTDDETQRTLLTDDDQWALSNLYPRDGFHESTGSIRGLIQQYTEEKPGLNVIARRVGHVTDHIYSTVSGAFDTLGGSFEFNGLPVGDYQVYIEPVDLFYRGSSSVGRYAATFNSLSFRDPPPAQYFHTGDDRINRSRWTPISVEANSTNNEINFDLNFDIASFDENDSQLFGLPDEQIGAAPPNASTRYQYIMTLGGNETAVEIKVNSAPDSLFDLLVGMERRPGAFDLPTASSVNGNAKFLLTPSSDPPLQIARYFIAVRNRSEVDAPFTLTTQTPTANTRVDYELYR; encoded by the coding sequence TTGCGTATCAGGCTTATACTCATTTTTTCTATGATTTTCACAACGGCGCTCACATGGGCGGGCGGACCGTTGCAGATATGGAACGACCAAGCGGTGGTTTGGGACTCGTCGACGTTTCCAGTTCCTTACCATCTTGACCAGGGCGCACTCGGCCCCTTTTCCGCCGAAGAAGCCAAATCCCTTATTGAACAAGCCTTCGCTTTGTGGAGCCGCGTCGCCACATCCTCCATTTCATTTATGGCAGGCGGGGCGATGCCGATTGATATTGACGGCGCCAATTACCTTGATTACATCGACGGTCGCGCACCGGGGTTCAATCCCATTATTTTTGACGACGACGGCGGCATCACAGAAGCGGTGTTTGGTCAGAACGCCCAAAATGACATCCTGGGCTTCGCCAGCATCACCGAAAGCAATGAGACCACCATTCTTTCATCCCAAGTGGTGTTCAACGGGGCTTATCTCACCGCCCAAAATATTTCGGCGGCCGCCTATCAAGCCACCATCTTACATGAATTGGGCCATTGGATTGGCTTAGACCACTCTCAATTGCTGCGCCACATCGCCAACGACGGCGTCGGCTCCAATGACGTTTGGACGCCGATCATGTTCCCCACAACCACTGACGACGAAACCCAACGCACCTTGCTTACTGATGATGACCAGTGGGCGTTGTCCAATTTATATCCCCGCGACGGCTTCCATGAATCGACAGGCTCGATTCGCGGGCTGATTCAACAATATACGGAAGAAAAGCCCGGGTTGAACGTCATTGCGCGCCGGGTGGGCCATGTAACCGATCATATCTATTCGACGGTCAGCGGCGCCTTTGATACGCTGGGCGGGTCGTTTGAATTTAACGGACTCCCGGTTGGGGACTATCAGGTTTACATTGAACCGGTCGACTTGTTCTACCGGGGCAGTTCGTCGGTGGGGCGTTACGCCGCAACATTTAACAGCCTGTCGTTTCGGGACCCGCCGCCCGCGCAATACTTTCATACTGGCGACGACCGCATCAACCGCAGCCGTTGGACGCCCATTTCAGTTGAGGCGAACAGCACAAACAACGAAATTAACTTTGATCTGAATTTCGACATCGCTTCATTTGACGAAAATGATTCTCAACTTTTCGGATTGCCCGATGAGCAAATTGGCGCGGCGCCGCCCAACGCATCCACCCGCTACCAATACATTATGACCCTGGGCGGCAATGAAACGGCTGTCGAAATCAAAGTGAATAGCGCCCCTGATTCGCTGTTTGATTTATTGGTTGGAATGGAGCGGCGTCCCGGCGCGTTTGATCTGCCCACGGCGAGCAGCGTCAACGGCAACGCGAAGTTTCTGCTAACGCCGTCAAGCGACCCTCCGTTGCAGATTGCGCGCTATTTCATCGCAGTGCGAAACCGTTCGGAGGTTGATGCGCCCTTTACCCTGACGACCCAAACGCCAACAGCGAACACTCGCGTAGACTACGAACTGTATCGCTAG